One segment of Solanum lycopersicum chromosome 1, SLM_r2.1 DNA contains the following:
- the LOC104647672 gene encoding uncharacterized protein has translation MGVMLAFSILIITMMITGMQNEGNLVNANETTWAGSKYQIECTMCAACDNPCATPSPPPPQPPSPPPPPSTSYNCPPPPSPPSSGGNYYYSPPPPPPSSSGGGGGGNYYYSPPPPYQNYPSGPTPPPPNPIVPYFPFYFYNPPPPSQSAAIKLTDFSPKSSIFFTVFIALLIFH, from the coding sequence atgggAGTGATGTTAGCTTTTTCGATCCTCATAATCACTATGATGATAACGGGTATGCAAAATGAGGGTAATTTGGTAAATGCCAATGAAACAACTTGGGCAGGTTCAAAGTATCAGATTGAATGTACAATGTGTGCCGCATGTGACAACCCTTGCGCCACCCCATCTCCGCCGCCGCCTCAGCCGCCGTCGCCTCCTCCACCGCCTTCTACCTCTTATAATTGTCCTCCTCCACCCTCTCCTCCTAGTTCCGGGGGAAATTACTACTACTCTCCACCGCCACCACCGCCTTCCTCCTCCGGCGGCGGCGGCGGCGGTAATTACTACTATTCACCACCTCCACCTTACCAAAATTACCCTTCTGGACCTACTCCTCCACCTCCGAATCCAATTGTTCCGTATTTTCCATTCTACTTTTACAATCCTCCACCGCCTTCACAGTCTGCTGCTATTAAGCTCACTGATTTTTCACCCAaatcttctattttctttacgGTGTTCATTGCGTTGTTGATTTTCCATTGA
- the LOC138345484 gene encoding uncharacterized protein: MVDLTSIRTGSASIPSSRTDTGSHFYIHPSDNPGEVLVPVPFNGTGFHSWRRSVLRSLSVKNKLVFINGECKRPEVNHSTYRQWVRCDDMVTSWILNSLDREITDSVKYVNDALELWTELEDRYDQINGEKLYQP; this comes from the coding sequence ATGGTAGATCTTACTTCTATAAGAACTGGTTCAGCCAGTATTCCTTCATCTAGGACTGATACAGGGAGTCATTTCTACATTCATCCCTCAGACAATCCTGGAGAAGTACTTGTACCAGTTCCTTTTAATGGTACTGGTTTTCATTCATGGCGCCGTAGTGTACTTCGATCTTTGTCAGTGAAGAACAAGCTAGTGTTCATCAATGGTGAGTGTAAGAGACCAGAGGTGAATCATTCAACTTATCGCCAATGGGTGAGGTGTGATGATATGGTTACTTCCTGGATTCTTAACTCTCTAGATCGAGAAATTACTGATAGTGTTAAATATGTCAATGATGCTCTGGAATTGTGGACAGAACTGGAGGATCGATATGATCAGATAAATGGAGAAAAATTGTACCAACcttag
- the LOC138340863 gene encoding uncharacterized protein: MKKLWEELNSLCVLSQCNCVCVCSAKANVQKAEQDRRLIQFLMGLNVVYTKIRGSILMMNPVPSLAQAFALLVQEEKQREFKPNNQLFTKSSSLATVSSSSGGRNFQTDYSTSNTIPSGRPFCDFCRRPGNFRAKCYKLHGYPSSDTNSYNTNQNQNGSIRDQHNPRNTVQNTYPNPRHNNKGKGASANSVRISCDGAVSGQTKESGSTFCNDPQGNENVSITKEQYDQVSRLLNQFQDCNTMVNQNDGVCGAVNFAGPFTEEASGDW; the protein is encoded by the exons AtgaagaaactttgggaggAATTAAACAGTTTATGTGTTTTAAGTCAGTGCaattgtgtatgtgtgtgtagtGCTAAAGCTAATGTTCAGAAAGCAGAGCAAGATAGGcgtttgattcaatttttgatGGGATTAAATGTGGTATATACTAAGATTAGGGGAAGTATTTTGATGATGAATCCCGTACCATCCTTGGCACAAGCTTTTGCTTTATTAGTACAAGAGGAAAAGCAACGAGAATTCAAACCCAACAATCAATTGTTTACTAAGAGTAGTTCTCTAGCTACAGTTTCATCAAGTTCAGGAGGTAGAAATTTTCAAACAGATTATTCTACCTCCAACACAATACCTAGTGGAAGGcctttttgtgatttttgtagAAGGCCAGGAAATTTTAGAGCAAAATGTTATAAGTTGCATGGTTATCCATCTAGTGACACAAATAGTTATAATACAAATCAGAATCAAAATGGTTCTATTCGTGATCAGCATAATCCAAGGAACACAGTTCAAAATACTTATCCAAATCCAAGGCATAACAATAAGGGAAAAGGTGCATCAGCAAATTCTGTAAGAATATCCTGTGATGGAGCTGTTAGTGGGCAGACAAAGGAATCAGGTTCAACTTTTTGTAATGATCCTCAAGGAAATGAGAATGTCAGTATCACCAAAGAGCAATACGATCAAGTTTCTCGCTTACTGAATCAGTTCCAAGATTGTAACACTATGGTCAATCAAAATGATGGAGTATGTGGAGCTGTGAACTTTGCAG GTCCCTTCACTGAAGAGGCCTCTGGAGATTGGTAA